A region of Culicoides brevitarsis isolate CSIRO-B50_1 chromosome 1, AGI_CSIRO_Cbre_v1, whole genome shotgun sequence DNA encodes the following proteins:
- the LOC134838115 gene encoding uncharacterized protein LOC134838115 — MSDQYSSDELNPPAWLNADFFKTALSKFLKEDSISIKNVEIRPGTKPGQHYASIMFRAEVTYDTKTSPNAVIKLILKTVPTEEGHKMEFMREATAFKTEMRMYEEVLPEIQKLLKGINDPLVIAPTLVYQSNDPAPVIVFIDETPNGFKPYEKNLSFEEAQIAIQTLAKFHACSLFVNKNVKDLTLFDDCPYIPAPGRTDFLQFFFMKGMIDSVKATREWEGEEALADKLEKNLEVFEQRVREVFNDYTKQSHQVLVHGDFQFRNMIFRNEGAKSEDFLLLDYQYCYWNTPAIDIFGLLYNVCNEDVRVHHRNDVLMKYHQVFKETLEKLNYNGPIPRLLDIQMELLRAGIFEYMMVLYFVPFQFIDLTKLDFEEVMEKKDFFSLTKEAFHSKEFKEVCIKRLKHFIEMGVLD, encoded by the coding sequence atgtctgatCAATACAGTAGTGACGAATTAAACCCGCCTGCATGGCTGAATGCGGATTTTTTCAAGACTGCTCTCAGTAAATTCTTGAAAGAAGACTcaatttctatcaaaaatgtcgaaattCGTCCCGGAACGAAGCCCGGGCAACATTACGCGAGTATCATGTTCCGTGCTGAAGTCACTTACGACACAAAAACATCCCCAAATGCTGTGATAAAGTTGATTCTCAAGACAGTTCCGACGGAAGAAGGACACAAAATGGAATTTATGCGAGAAGCGACGGCTTTTAAGACGGAAATGCGGATGTACGAAGAAGTTTTACCCGAAATTCAGAAACTTTTGAAGGGCATTAATGATCCTTTGGTTATCGCTCCAACGCTCGTTTATCAAAGTAACGATCCGGCACCCGTAATTGTCTTCATCGACGAGACTCCGAACGGTTTCAAGCCttacgagaaaaatttgagCTTCGAAGAGGCCCAAATTGCGATTCAAACTCTTGCCAAATTTCACGCTTGCTCTCTTTTTGtcaacaaaaatgtcaaagacCTGACCTTGTTTGATGATTGTCCGTACATTCCTGCTCCGGGTCGAACGGATTTCCTGCAATTCTTCTTCATGAAAGGCATGATTGATTCCGTGAAGGCAACGCGTGAATGGGAAGGCGAAGAAGCTTTAGCCGAtaaattggagaaaaatttgGAAGTTTTCGAGCAACGAGTAAGGGAAGTCTTCAACGATTACACGAAACAATCGCATCAAGTGCTGGTTCATGGAGATTTTCAATTTCGCAACATGATTTTCCGGAATGAAGGTGCTAAAagtgaagattttttgttactcGACTATCAATATTGTTATTGGAACACTCCAGCAATCGATATTTTTGGCTTGTTATATAACGTTTGCAATGAAGATGTTCGAGTGCATCACAGGAACGACGTCCTGATGAAGTATCATCAAGTTTTTAAGGAAACTTTGGAGAAATTGAACTACAATGGACCGATTCCGAGACTGCTTGATATCCAAATGGAGCTTTTGAGAGCCGGCATCTTCGAGTATATGATGGTTTTGTACTTTGTTCCCTTCCAATTCATAGATTTAACGAAACTTGACTTTGAAGAAGTGATGGAAAAGAAGGATTTTTTCAGTCTTACGAAAGAAGCGTTTCACAGCAAGGAGTTTAAAGAGGTCTGCATCAAGCGACTTAAGCATTTTATCGAAATGGGAGTCTTGGATTAA
- the LOC134836624 gene encoding uncharacterized protein LOC134836624: MAEYSSDELVAPDWLDASFFQKVVREFNKDTSIVVKNIATRPGTKPGEHYASVMYRTEVTFDCAASKNNVIKLILKTMPFEEGHKKQFLQETTAFKTEMRMYGEVLPEMQRLLRSINDQTVIAPTLVYKSNEPAPVIVFIDEGPNGFKPYESALTHAQAQVVIDRIAKFHACSVKMNENGIDMASFNDCPFEKVEGRMDFMEFFTPNIRDALKTIKKWKGVDDVIPVLEKHVEVLEERVRELYLNRSDRRYEVLTHGDFQFKNMISRNGGLKSEDYLLLDYQFCYWCTPAPDVLALLYNICHEEVRLEHREETIRKYFTIFTETLQKLQFKGKMPRLIDLQLEILRCGILEYMNFLIFVPFLQIDFSKLDLNEMVEKMDFHSAGKFVFESEKFQRTFLERIRFLINMGVFD, from the exons ATGGCTGAATACAGCAGTGATGAGCTCGTCGCACCCGACTGGCTTGACGCATCATTTTTCCAAAAAGTTGTTCGTGAATTCAACAAGGACACATCGATTGTCGTCAAAAACATCGCTACTCGTCCCGGAACGAAGCCTGGCGAGCATTACGCGAGTGTCATGTATCGCACAGAAGTCACTTTCGATTGCGCCGCATCCAAAAACAACGTTATCAAGTTAATTCTTAAGACAATGCCATTCGAGGAGGGTCacaagaaacaatttttgcaagaaaCGACGGCTTTTAAGACGGAAATGCGAATGTATGGCGAAGTGTTGCCGGAAATGCAGCGACTTTTGAGAAGTATTAACGACCAAACTGTGATCGCACCTACTTTGGTGTACAAAAGTAACGAACCAGCACCCGTTATTGTCTTCATCGACGAAGGTCCGAACGGTTTTAAGCCCTACGAGTCGGCATTAACGCATGCGCAAGCTCAAGTTGTAATAGATCGCATTGCCAAGTTCCACGCGTGTTCCGTCAAGATGAACGAAAAT GGAATTGATATGGCCTCGTTCAACGATTGCCcatttgaaaaagttgaaggTCGCATGGATTTCATGGAATTTTTCACGCCAAACATCCGAGATGCCCTCAAAACGATCAAGAAATGGAAAGGAGTCGACGACGTTATCCCTGTTTTGGAAAAACATGTTGAAGTTTTAGAGGAGCGCGTTCGAGAACTCTATCTAAATCGCAGCGATCGACGATATGAGGTCTTAACACACGGCGATTTCCAGTTTAAAAACATGATTTCGCGTAATGGAGGACTTAAAAGTGAAGATTACCTGTTACTTGACTATCAATTTTGTTATTGGTGCACGCCTGCGCCAGATGTCTTGGCTCTCTTGTACAACATCTGTCACGAGGAAGTCCGTTTGGAGCATCGGGAAGAGACAATtcgcaaatattttacaattttcacgGAAACTCTTCAAAAATTGCAGTTTAAAGGGAAAATGCCGCGATTAATTGACCTTCAGTTGGAAATTTTGCGATGTGGCATATTGGAATACatgaatttcttgatttttgtcccatttttacaaattgatttttcaaagcTGGACCTCAATGAGATGGTTGAGAAGATGGATTTTCACAGTGCAGGCAAATTTGTCTTTGAATCCGAGAAATTTCAACGAACGTTCCTTGAACGGATCAGATTTCTCATCAACATGGgagtttttgattaa
- the LOC134838468 gene encoding uncharacterized protein LOC134838468 yields MASDKSEYSSDEQNPPEWLNNTFFEQALAEYLSDTAICVTKVDFRPGTKAGDHYGSCMFRAKVTFDTRKSTCDVINLIIKTLPVDDGAKLELLRECTAFKTEMKMYGEVLPEMHRLLRTINDDTKICPTIVYQSNEPAPILMFIDEGPNGFKSFEKALNLEQTKVLCDRIAKFHACSVYMNENGVDLTTMDDCPYKKVEGKMNFLSFFITKNIKSAVNSVKKWKSVDDILEVMEKNVAVFDERIESLFRSQDKLPYQILIHGDFGFKNMMYRNDGTKSEDFLLIDYQFCYWNTPAMDVLALLYMCANFEARKSHREAIIQEYFIIFIDTLTKLDYKGRFPELSDLQTEIKRCGLLEYMFLMVFVPFEYVDFTKLNMNEMMENQDLHGISKHAFENADFQEMLVNRVRYLIEIGAFD; encoded by the exons atGGCAAGTGATAAAAGTGAGTACAGCAGCGACGAGCAAAATCCCCCAGAATGGCTAAATAATACGTTTTTCGAGCAAGCATTGGCGGAATATTTGAGCGATACGGCAATTTGTGTCACCAAAGTGGATTTTCGACCGGGAACCAAGGCAGGCGATCATTACGGAAGTTGCATGTTTCGAGCAAAAGTCACTTTTGACACGAGAAAATCAACCTGTGAcgtcataaatttaatcataaagACCCTTCCTGTGGATGATGGCGCAAAATTGGAGCTTTTACGCGAATGCACGGCATTTAAAACGGAAATGAAAATGTATGGAGAAGTACTTCCGGAAATGCATCGATTGCTGCGAACAATAAACGATGACACAAAAATCTGTCCCACGATTGTGTATCAAAGTAATGAACCTGCGCCGATTTTGATGTTTATTGATGAAGGCCCGAATGGCTTCAAATCGTTCGAAAAAGCGCTAAATTTGGAACAAACAAAGGTTTTGTGTGACAGAATCGCGAAATTTCACGCGTGTTCGGTGTATATGAACGAAAATGGAGTGGATTTGACGACGATGGATGATTGCCCGTACAAAAAAGTTGAAGgaaagatgaattttttgtcatttttcatcacgaaaaatatcaaaagtgcCGTTAATTCAGTCAAAAAGTGGAAAAGCGTTGATGATATATTGGAAgttatggagaaaaatgttgctGTTTTCGACGAACGGATTGAAAGTCTCTTCCGGAGTCAAGATAAACTTCCGTATCAGATATTAATTCATGGGGATTTTGGTTTTAAGAATATGATGTATCGCAATGACGGTACAAAAAGTGAAGATTTTCTTTTG attgaCTACCAATTCTGCTATTGGAACACTCCAGCGATGGATGTCCTTGCCCTTTTATACATGTGTGCCAACTTCGAAGCTCGTAAAAGCCACCGAGAAGCAATTATTCaagaatatttcataattttcatcgaTACCTTGACGAAACTTGACTACAAAGGACGTTTTCCTGAATTATCTGACTTGCAAACGGAGATTAAACGTTGCGGTCTCTTAGAATACATGTTCCTGATGGTTTTTGTTCCCTTCGAATACGTCGATTTTACCAAACTTAACATGAACGAGATGATGGAGAACCAAGATTTGCATGGAATTTCCAAACATGCCTTTGAAAATGCAGATTTTCAGGAAATGTTGGTCAACCGTGTGCgttatttgattgaaattggaGCTTTTGACTGA
- the LOC134830674 gene encoding cytosolic Fe-S cluster assembly factor Nubp2 homolog — MLDNVKHIVLVLSGKGGVGKSTVSTQLALTLKESGFKTGLLDIDLCGPSVPYLLGLEDKEIHQCEEGWVPVYTDADQRLAVMSIGFLLKNRTDPIIWRGPKKTAMIRQFLNDVNWDELDFLIIDTPPGTSDEHITVMECMREVKCDGAIIVTTPQEVAIEDVRKEITFCKKTGIEILGVVENMSGFVCPNCSECSNIFSSGGGEALAELAKVPFLGKLPIDPRVGDLGGTGKACVKELPECTTSKVLKEIAQKLSG, encoded by the exons ATGTTAGACAACGTAAAACATATCGTTCTCGTGCTCTCAGGGAAAGGCGGCGTTGGAAAATCCACAGTTTCAACCCAACTTGCATTGACACTCAAGGAATCCGGTTTCAAA aCAGGACTTTTGGATATCGATCTCTGCGGTCCAAGTGTTCCATACCTCCTCGGACTCGAAGATAAGGAAATCCATCAATGCGAGGAAGGATGGGTGCCCGTTTACACAGATGCCGATCAACGTCTCGCTGTCATGTCAATCGGTTTCTTGCTCAAAAATCGCACAGATCCGATCATTTGGCGAGGTCCCAAGAAAACGGCGATGATTCGGCAGTTCTTGAACGACGTCAATTGGGACgaactcgattttttgataattgacACGCCGCCCGGCACATCAGACGAACACATTACCGTGATGGAATGCATGCGAGAAGTCAAGTGTGATGGAGCGATAATTGTAACGACGCCGCAGGAAGTCGCAATCGAGGATGTACGCAAGGAAATTACGTTCTGCAAAAAGACGGGAATCGAAATTTTGGGCGTTGTTGAGAACATGAGTGGATTTGTGTGTCCAAATTGCAGCGAATGTTCGAATATTTTCTCATCGGGAGGCGGCGAAGCACTTGCTGAACTTGCCAAAGTGCCGTTTTTGGGAAAATTACCGATAGATCCGCGAGTTGGAGACTTGGGAGGAACGGGAAAAGCTTGTGTGAAGGAATTGCCGGAATGTACAAcgtcaaaagttttaaaagaaattgcaCAAAAGCTATCGGGATAG
- the LOC134837694 gene encoding uncharacterized protein LOC134837694, with protein MVNSNEYNPDELNPPLWLDNEFFQRALRNFYKDNFISVKNVVTRPGTKIGEHYASCMYRAEVTYENKEKLEKIEKLILKTLPTEDGPKLEMLKASTAFETEMRMYGEVLPAMEKLLKSVGDETRIAPTLVYQSNEPVPVIIFIDECLNGFKSFEKPLNLEQTKVLCERIAKFHACSVYLNENGLDLTTFKDCPYIKVEGRMNFLSLWIMPNMIDSFETMKKWKGIEKYLPVLERFYENFEKNVEKLFRNPQKAPYRILIHGDLGYKNMIYRNDGTKSDDFLLLDFQFSYFNGPAMDILSLLYNCTNHEMRKNHRQEVIHEYFRIFIETLKKFEYKGRFPTLLDLQTEILRCGILEFMVLIVLTPWQYVDFSTLNMNVSDMSPADLHAITKKVFDVKEYQDLVMDRVKYLTEMGVFE; from the coding sequence ATGGTTAACAGTAACGAATATAACCCAGATGAGCTAAATCCCCCTTTATGGCTTGACAACGAATTTTTCCAACGagctttaagaaatttttacaaagatAACTtcatttctgttaaaaatgtCGTTACTCGCCCAGGTACGAAAATTGGTGAACATTATGCGAGTTGCATGTATCGCGCTGAAGTAACTTacgaaaacaaggaaaaattggaaaaaattgaaaaattgatactcAAAACACTCCCGACAGAAGATGGACCAAAATTGGAAATGTTGAAGGCATCAACGGCTTTTGAAACGGAAATGCGAATGTATGGCGAAGTACTTCCCGCAAtggaaaaattgctaaaaagtGTGGGAGATGAGACACGAATCGCTCCAACGCTGGTGTATCAAAGTAATGAACCCGTTCctgtaataattttcatcgacGAATGTCTAAATGGCTTCAAATCGTTCGAAAAACCACTAAATTTGGAACAAACGAAGGTATTGTGTGAAAGAATTGCGAAATTTCACGCATGTTCTGtctatttgaatgaaaatggaCTGGATTTGACGACTTTCAAGGATTGTCCTTATATAAAAGTTGAAGGCAGGATGAACTTTTTGTCACTTTGGATCATGCCGAATATGATAGACTCCTTtgaaacgatgaaaaaatggaaaggAATCGAGAAATATCTTCCAGTTTTGGAGAgattctatgaaaattttgagaaaaacgtTGAAAAACTCTTTCGAAATCCTCAAAAAGCTCCTTATCGCATCCTCATCCACGGAGATCTGGggtataaaaatatgatatatCGCAATGACGGTACAAAAAGTGATGATTTTCTCCTTCTCGACTttcaattttcgtattttaatgGACCAGCGATGGATATTTTGTCTCTTCTGTATAACTGCACGAATCATGAGATGCGTAAAAATCACAGACAAGAAGTCATTCAcgaatattttcgaattttcattgaaacttTGAAGAAATTCGAGTACAAAGGACGTTTTCCGACGTTATTGGATCTGCAAACCGAGATTCTTCGTTGCGGTATCTTGGAGTTTATGGTTCTAATTGTCTTAACCCCATGGCAATATGTGGATTTTTCGACACTAAACATGAATGTGAGTGATATGTCGCCCGCTGATCTCCATGCGATCACGAAAAAAGTCTTTGACGTCAAGGAATATCAAGATTTGGTGATGGATCGCGTGAAATATTTAACTGAAATGggagtttttgaataa
- the LOC134826987 gene encoding uncharacterized protein LOC134826987 — MTEVAYSSDELNPPKWLNSEFFTAALRKFTKNETLEVTKVELRPGTKAGEHYTSIMFKAKVFYDSKNVSENSMDLILKTIPVEEGHKMDLLKESTVFKTEMRIYGEVLPEMQKLLKQIDDETIIAPTLVYQSNDPAPVIVFIDEGPKGFKPYEKPFTFEQVQVLIERIAKFHACSFFLQKIGKLSNFDDCPFTKAEGKVDLLSLFYRDCVFDALKTVKKWKECESYKDILEKITQIFDERLEEIFQDKSKQPYQVLLHGDFQFKNMISRNGGLRSEDFLLLDYQYCYWNSPAIDVISLLCCCCDANTRKNHREEVIRKYFKIFNETLVKLDYKEALPRLLDLQLEMIRCGMVEFMFFMSFTPFQLIDFSKLDLNKLMETRDFHGATKEVFETEGFKEDLLKRLEFLVDMGALE; from the exons atgactgaAGTTGCTTATAGTAGTGATGAACTTAATCCTCCAAAGTGGcttaattctgaattttttactgCTGCACTTCgaaaattcaccaaaaatgaaactttagaAGTCACAAAGGTCGAATTGCGTCCCGGAACGAAGGCTGGAGAGCATTACACGAGCATTATGTtcaaagcaaaagttttttatgacTCAAAAAATGTATCTGAGAACTCAATGGACTTAATTTTGAAGACAATTCCCGTTGAAGAAGGGCACAAAATGGATTTACTCAAAGAATCGACGGTTTTCAAGACGGAAATGAGGATTTACGGTGAAGTATTGCccgaaatgcaaaaattactcaaacaAATTGACGATGAAACGATAATAGCTCCAACGCTCGTGTATCAAAGTAACGATCCAGCACCCGTAATTGTCTTTATCGATGAAGGTCCAAAGGGTTTTAAGCCTTACGAGAAGCCTTTTACATTCGAGCAAGTTCAAGTTTTGATCGAAAGAATTGCCAAATTTCACGCTTGTAGTTTTTTCTTGCagaaaattggaaaactttcaaatttcgaTGATTGTCCATTCACGAAAGCTGAAGGAAAAGTCGatcttttgtcacttttttatcGAGATTGTGTCTTTGATGCtctaaaaactgttaaaaaatggAAGGAATGCGAGTCATATAAggatattttggaaaaaattacacaaattttcgatgaacgcttagaggaaatttttcaagacaagtCTAAACAACCGTATCAAGTACTTTTGCACGgggattttcaatttaaaaacatgaTTTCACGAAATGGAGGCCTCAGGAGTGAAGATTTCTTATTG CTGGATTATCAATATTGTTATTGGAACTCACCTGCGATCGACGTAATTTCTCTCCTTTGTTGCTGTTGCGATGCAAATACCCGAAAAAATCATCGGGAAGAAgtaattcgaaaatattttaaaatttttaatgaaactttgGTTAAATTGGATTACAAAGAAGCTCTTCCAAGGTTGTTGGATCTGCAATTGGAGATGATTCGTTGTGGCATGGTcgaatttatgtttttcatgTCGTTCACGCCTTTTCAActtatcgatttttcaaagttgGACCTCAATAAATTGATGGAAACGAGAGATTTTCATGGCGCGacaaaagaagtttttgagaCAGAAGGTTTTAAGGAAGATTTACTAAAGCGACTTGAGTTTTTGGTTGATATGGGAGctcttgaatga
- the LOC134838469 gene encoding uncharacterized protein LOC134838469, with amino-acid sequence MTTANEEYSRDELNPPAWLNDDFFQSAVRSFKQDETITVKNLVLRPGTKPGEHYASIMFRAEVTFDSKSSKNEKIMLILKTMPIEEGAKMDLLKETTAFSTETRMYEEILPEMERILKKIGDETRIGPTLVYASNDPAPVIVLIDESPNGFQTYSKGLDVEQIQVVVERIAKFHACSVFMNENGVDMKSFCDSPYELKEGRPDFLEELFMPTIRKAVEAFKTWDVDENLKNVLGKNLEVLAERIRDLFLNSEKRFYSVLMHADFHFKNMMYRNDGKKSEDYLLLDFQFCMWNTPASDIYSLINSVGDDDIREKHRNEIFEQYFVIFRGTLEKLGFQGKIPTFDDFQKELLRCSLIEYMFFIIFVPFQHVDWSSIDINAIMETKDFHSTVKGVWKNENFQAKFIKLVERLLPLGTFD; translated from the exons ATGACAACCGCTAATGAAGAGTATAGTCGGGATGAATTAAATCCCCCTGCATGGTTAAatgacgatttttttcaatctgcTGTGCGTTCTTTTAAACAAGACGAGACAATAACGGTTAAAAATCTCGTTTTGCGTCCCGGAACGAAGCCTGGCGAGCATTATGCGAGTATCATGTTTCGTGCTGAAGTGACTTTCGactcaaaaagttcgaaaaatgaaaaaatcatgttaATTCTGAAGACAATGCCGATTGAAGAAGGCGCGAAAATGGATTTGCTCAAAGAAACGACGGCTTTTTCGACGGAAACGCGAATGTATGAGGAAATTTTACCGGAAATGGAgagaattttgaagaaaattgggGATGAAACGCGTATTGGACCTACTTTGGTGTACGCAAGTAATGATCCAGCACCTGTAATTGTCTTAATAGACGAAAGCCCGAACGGGTTTCAAACCTATTCAAAGGGTTTGGATGTAGAGCAAATTCAAGTTGTGGTAGAAAGAATCGCAAAATTTCATGCTTGCTCCGTTTTTATGAACGAAAATGGAGTtgatatgaaaagtttttgcgaTTCGCCGTACGAATTGAAGGAAGGACGTCCCGATTTCTTGGAAGAACTTTTTATGCCGACAATTAGGAAAGCTGTTGAAGCATTTAAAACATGGGACGTCgatgaaaacttgaaaaatgtcTTGGGAAAGAACTTGGAAGTCTTAGCTGAACGGATTCGAGACCTCTTTTTGAATAGCGAAAAGCGTTTTTATTCGGTTTTGATGCATGCCGactttcatttcaaaaatatgatgTATCGGAATGACGGAAAAAAGAGTGAGGATTAccttttg cttgaCTTTCAATTTTGTATGTGGAACACTCCTGCGAGCGATATCTACTCCCTAATTAACAGCGTTGGTGACGATGACATTCGTGAAAAGCATCGAAAcgaaattttcgagcaatattttgtcatttttcgagGTACTTTGGAAAAATTGGGCTTTCAAGGCAAAATTCCAACATTCGATGATTTTCAAAAGGAGCTTTTACGCTGCTCTCTGATCGAATACATGTTCTTTATCATCTTTGTGCCTTTTCAACACGTTGACTGGTCCTCTATCGACATCAATGCGATCATGGAGACGAAGGATTTTCACAGCACCGTCAAAGGAGTGTGGAAAAACGagaattttcaagcaaaattcatcaaattagtCGAACGATTACTTCCATTGGGaacttttgactaa